In Streptomyces sp. HUAS ZL42, the DNA window CCGCCAGTGGATGTTCATGTACGCGAAGGGCCCGGTCTCGACGCGGCGCGCTGTGACGCTGAGCGTGGGGCGGTCCGTCTCGCGTTCCGAGACCCAGCTCCACACGGTGCCGTTCTCGTCGGGATGCATGGTCAGCCGGAAGGTCGTCTTGTTCCCCTCCTGGGAAAGGATCTCGGCGGAGGCGTACTCGCTGAACAACTGCGGCCAGTTCGCCACGTCGTTGGTCATGTCCCAGACCAGGTCCACCGGCGCGCCGATGGTGATCTCGTTCTGCGTGTGTCCGGCCATGTCACGCTCCTGCCATGAGGGCACTGTTGACGAGGTCGAGGAACTGCCGCGGGGTCTTGCAGCGTTCCGCGTCGGGAGGCATCGGCGTTCCGTAGCGGTTCTCCAACTCGCCCACGATGCCGAGCAGACCGAGCGAGTCGATGCCGAGAGCGTCGAAGCCGGAGTCGTACCGCTGCTGGAGTTCCTCCGCCGCGACGGTGACTCCCGCGGCCTTCTTCATGAGCTCGGACAGCTCTTCCACGGTGATTCGGTCACTCATGTGGTTCCTCTCCTTTGCTACGAGGCGTCGGCGGCGCCGCGCCGGAGCACGAGCGCCGAGTTCGATCCCATGAGCCCGCGGCTGAGGACCAGCGCCGTGCGCAGTTCGGCGGCACGGGCTCGGGCGGACACGAGGTCGAGGTCATGGCAGATGTCGAAGACGTTGGGGGTGGGCGGAATCAGGCCGTGCTCCATGGCGAGCACCGCCGCCGCGGCATCCAGCACGGGCGCCGCGCAGTAGCCCCGGCCGATACCGGTCTTCGGCGCGGTGACCGGCACGCGCCGGCCGTGGGCGCCGAGGGCGTCGGCGATCGCCAGCGCCTCGGCGCGGTCCGCCTCGGGTACGCCCAGAGCGTCGGCGAACACCACGTCGATCTCCTCGGGTGCGCAGCGCGCCTCGTCCAGGGCGCCGCGGATGGCGTGGGCGAGTCCTTCCCTCGACTCCTCCCAGCGGGAGGCGCCGGTGAACGTTGCCGCGTGTCCGGCGAGGGTGGCTCGCACGGGCGTGCCTCGTTCCCGGGCCGAGGTCTCCTCCTCCACCACGAGCATGGCGCCGCCCTCCGCGGGCACGAATCCGCAGGCCGCGGCCGTGAAGGGGCGGTAGGCGCGGGTCGGGTCCTCGGCGGTGCTGAGCTCCTCGTAGCCGAGCTGGCAGACCGCCGAGTAGGGGGCGAGCGGCGCCTCGGTCGAGCCGGCCACGATCACGTCGGTGCCGCGCCGCACGGCCCGCGCGGCATGCGCGAGGGCGTCCAGGCCGCCGGCCTCGTCGGCGGCGACCACCGAGCAGGGTCCCTTGAAGCCACGGCGGATGGAGATCTGGCCGGTGCTGGCGGCGTAGAACCAGGCGATGGACTGGTACGGGCCGACGAAGCGGCTGCCCTTTCCCCACAGCCGCTGCAGCTCCCGCTGCCCGAACTCACCGCCGCCGGAGCCGGCCGCGGTGACCACGCCCACGGAGAAGGGCGAGTCGTCGGTGTCGGACCGGCCGAGGCGGGCGTCGTCCAGCGCCAGATCGGCCGCGGCCATCGCGAAGTGCGTGAACCGGTCGGTCTGGACGAGGAAGCGCTCCTCGACCGCCGCCGACGGGTCGAAGTCGCGGACTTCGCCCGCCACCCGCAGCGGCAGGTGGTCACAGCCCTCGCGGGTGACCCTGTCGAGGACGCTGATGCCCTCCTTGGTGGACTTCCAGAAGGACTCCGTGCTGGTTCCGTTGGGCGCGACCACGCCGATTCCGGTGACGGCCGCGCGCCGTGGATGCGGTTCGCTCATCGTGCCTTCTCCCTCGGCCGGGTCAGGACCACCGCGGACTGGAAGCCACCGAAGCCGCTGCCCACGGAGAGCACGCTGTTCAGCTTCCGTTCGCGAGCGACGCGCGGGACGTAGTCCAGGTCGCACTCGGGGTCCGGGGTCTCGTAGTTCGCGGTGGGCGGTACCACCTGGTGGACCATGGCCAGCACACAGGCGGCGACCTCAATCGCGCCGATCGCGCCGAGGGAGTGCCCCACCATGGACTTGATGGAGCTCATGGGTGTCGCGTAGGCGTGCTGCCCCAGGGCGCGTTTCACCGCGGCGGTCTCGTGCCGGTCGTTCTGCTTGGTGCCCGAGCCGTGCGCGTTGACGTAGTCGATCGCCGTGCCGTCCAGCCGGGCGTGGTCGAGGGCTTCCTCGATGGCCCGGGCCATCTCCAGGCCCTCGCTGGTCAGACCGGTCATGTGGTAGGCGTTGCCGAAGGTCGCATAGCCGCTGAGCTCGCAGTACACACGCGCGCCGCGGGCCTGGGCGTGCTCGAGCTC includes these proteins:
- a CDS encoding SRPBCC family protein, whose amino-acid sequence is MAGHTQNEITIGAPVDLVWDMTNDVANWPQLFSEYASAEILSQEGNKTTFRLTMHPDENGTVWSWVSERETDRPTLSVTARRVETGPFAYMNIHWRYEKVPEGTRMVWTQDFEMKPDAPVDDAWMTDNINRNSKVQMALIRDRIEKAAAEHGSAPGLTD
- a CDS encoding acyl carrier protein, whose protein sequence is MSDRITVEELSELMKKAAGVTVAAEELQQRYDSGFDALGIDSLGLLGIVGELENRYGTPMPPDAERCKTPRQFLDLVNSALMAGA
- a CDS encoding ketosynthase chain-length factor encodes the protein MSEPHPRRAAVTGIGVVAPNGTSTESFWKSTKEGISVLDRVTREGCDHLPLRVAGEVRDFDPSAAVEERFLVQTDRFTHFAMAAADLALDDARLGRSDTDDSPFSVGVVTAAGSGGGEFGQRELQRLWGKGSRFVGPYQSIAWFYAASTGQISIRRGFKGPCSVVAADEAGGLDALAHAARAVRRGTDVIVAGSTEAPLAPYSAVCQLGYEELSTAEDPTRAYRPFTAAACGFVPAEGGAMLVVEEETSARERGTPVRATLAGHAATFTGASRWEESREGLAHAIRGALDEARCAPEEIDVVFADALGVPEADRAEALAIADALGAHGRRVPVTAPKTGIGRGYCAAPVLDAAAAVLAMEHGLIPPTPNVFDICHDLDLVSARARAAELRTALVLSRGLMGSNSALVLRRGAADAS